The bacterium genomic interval ACCACCATCAGGAAGTAAAGAATGACGAACACCGCGATGAGCCGGTGCTTGTCCCCCCAGGGCCGCCACAGAAAGAGCCCGGCGAGCCCCAGCGGCATCACCAGCCAGAAGCCCAGCGGCATCAGCCACAGAGCCCACCCGCCCCGCGCCCGCACGAAGTAGTAGTCCAGGTGGTTGGGCATCTCGTAGGCGTTGAAAAAAAGAAGCGCCTTCTTGGCGAAAAGCCCCAGCGCCCGGACCGGATTTCTTACGATGAAGTCGCCCGCCCGGTCCATCCACCAGGCCGAGACCTCGCTGGGCTCCAATTCCCGCCCCGAGGCAGCCTCGGCCCGCTTCCGGCTCGACTCGAAGAGCCGGTCCCGCATGTCCCCCGGCACGCCCCAGTAACCCGTGGCGTTCTCGTTGTTGCCGATCCAGAAATTCACCCCGGCGTTGGAGCTGAGAAGGACCGGGTCGTCGGCCGCCAGGGCGTTGCGCAGCGTTACGGGCAGGATGAGGACGAAGCACAGGCCGACCATCAGCGCCCCGGCGCCCAGGGCCCGGAGCGTCTTCCACTTCCACCGGCGCGTGAGGACGATAATAATGAACACCGCCAGGACGACGGCGACGAGCCAGACGTTGGGCCGGCCCAGGCTGGCGACGCCGAAGGCCAGCCCCGCCCCGACCAGGTGCCGCCAACGCCGCCCGTCCAAAAACTTCACCAGCCACAGCAGCCCCAGGTTTATCGCCAACAACTCATAGGCGGTCATCAACAGGTCGAGCTCGAGGAAGGCGAGGTAGCCGTAGAGCGCCGCGCCGAACCCGGCGATGCGCCCCACGATTTCCCCGCGCCTGTGTTCCTCCTCTTTTTCCCCCCCGAACAGGCGGCGGGCCAAAAGAAAAATCACCACCGCGTTCAGCGCGCCCGCCAGCGCCTGGATGAGACGCGCCGCCACGAGCGATTTACCGAACACCGACCAGACGAGCGCCAGGATGTACGGGTACCCCGCCGAGGAGTGGAAGAAGACCTCGCCGCCCGCCCCCGGGTCCCCGGCCAGTATCTTGTCCGCCAGGACCTCGTACTCGTAGGCGTCGGCCACGTTGGCCCGGTACAGCGGCTGCGCCGACGTGGTGAGGATGAACACCAGGCGCGGGAGGAGGGCCGCCGCGAAGATGATGAGCGGCCAGCGCCTTTTGGCGAGCCATGACGCGATGGGGATTGCTTTCACGCCCCTAGTTTAATCCCCGCCGGTTCCGGGGGCAAGGGGGGAGTCACGCCGGCACGCGCTCCCTCACCTTCACCCCTTGACATTCCCGCCGCGCCTATCATATCCTTACGCCCCGCCGCCGCAGACCATGCCCCACCGGCGACGAGAAAGCGGCGGCCTCTCGTTCCGGCGGATTCGCGCCCCCGCCCTTTATCGGTGACGTGGGTGCAGGTTTTAGTTTTACCAGGACGAAGGGATTTGTTACCCCATGCCGACCGTCAACCAGCTCGTGCGCAAGGGCCGTCAGGCCAAGAAGAAGAAGACTAAGGCCCCCGCCCTGGACTCCTGCCCACAGCGGAAGGGCGTCTGCACCCGCGTGTGGACCGTGACACCGAAAAAGCCGAACTCGGCCCTCCGAAAGGTCGCCCGCGTCAGGCTCACCAACGGCATCGAGGTCACCAGCTACATACCCGGCGAGGGGCACAACCTTCAGGAGCACTCCATCGTGCTGGTGCGCGGCGGCCGCGTAAAGGACCTGCCAGGCGTCCGCTACCACATCATCCGCGGGACGCTCGACTCCATCGGCGTCTCGGGACGTCACCAGCAGCGCTCGAAATACGGCACCAAGAGGGAGAAATAACCCATGCCCCGCAGAGCAAAAGTCCAGCGCCGCGATCTCACACCCGATCCCGTCTACGGATTGCCCCTCGTCACACGCTTCATAGACTGCCTCATGCACCAGGGCAAGAAGTCCGTCGCCGAGAACATCTTCTACCCCGCCCTGACCATGATCGAGAAGAAAACGGGCACCGAGGGCATAAAGGTCTTCCAGGACGCCCTGCGCAACGTCAAGCCAAACCTCGAGGTCAAGAGCCGACGGGTCGGCGGCGCCACCTACCAGGTCCCCATCGAGGTCCCACCCGAACGCAAGGTCGCACTGGGAATCCGCTGGATTATCTCGTTCGCCCGAAAACGCCACGAGCACTCCATGGTCGAAAAACTCGCCCTGGAGCTCATTGACGCGCACAACGGGGTGGGCGCCTCCGTCAAGAAACGCGAGGACACCCATCGTATGGCCGACGCCAACAAGGCCTTCGCCCACTTCCGTTTCTAAATAGTAAGGAGACAAGGGGTTTAAACCCCTTGCCCTTCCTTCTTCCCCCCTCGGGGGGAATCACCAGGGGAATCGGTGCCGTCCCCTCCCCGCGACGGGATACGCACCGACCCCTCCTCGGACCAGGAGGGCCAGTCAAGGGGGCCGGTTAAGACGAAGCCGGTGAACCGAACCCGATGACAGCTCCGAGAGCTTTTATAAGCTCAAAGGGCCAGTCAAGGGGGCCGGTTAAGATGAAGCCGGTGAACCGAACCCGATGACAGCTCCGAGAGCTTTTATAAGCTCAAAGGGCCAGTCAAGGGGGCCGGTTAAGGCGACTCTTCGTGAACCGGTGAACGACCCGCGACCTTTTTATTGCCTCCCGCAATTGTAAATTGGTCAAGGGGGCCGGTTAAAGCGAAGGGGAACATTTCCCGGAAGCACGTTGAATGCCCC includes:
- a CDS encoding glycosyltransferase family 39 protein, with protein sequence MKAIPIASWLAKRRWPLIIFAAALLPRLVFILTTSAQPLYRANVADAYEYEVLADKILAGDPGAGGEVFFHSSAGYPYILALVWSVFGKSLVAARLIQALAGALNAVVIFLLARRLFGGEKEEEHRRGEIVGRIAGFGAALYGYLAFLELDLLMTAYELLAINLGLLWLVKFLDGRRWRHLVGAGLAFGVASLGRPNVWLVAVVLAVFIIIVLTRRWKWKTLRALGAGALMVGLCFVLILPVTLRNALAADDPVLLSSNAGVNFWIGNNENATGYWGVPGDMRDRLFESSRKRAEAASGRELEPSEVSAWWMDRAGDFIVRNPVRALGLFAKKALLFFNAYEMPNHLDYYFVRARGGWALWLMPLGFWLVMPLGLAGLFLWRPWGDKHRLIAVFVILYFLMVV
- the rpsL gene encoding 30S ribosomal protein S12 — protein: MPTVNQLVRKGRQAKKKKTKAPALDSCPQRKGVCTRVWTVTPKKPNSALRKVARVRLTNGIEVTSYIPGEGHNLQEHSIVLVRGGRVKDLPGVRYHIIRGTLDSIGVSGRHQQRSKYGTKREK
- the rpsG gene encoding 30S ribosomal protein S7, producing MPRRAKVQRRDLTPDPVYGLPLVTRFIDCLMHQGKKSVAENIFYPALTMIEKKTGTEGIKVFQDALRNVKPNLEVKSRRVGGATYQVPIEVPPERKVALGIRWIISFARKRHEHSMVEKLALELIDAHNGVGASVKKREDTHRMADANKAFAHFRF